The DNA sequence TGCGCTCAACTTCCTCGTCGGGCAAGTCATGCAGAAGTCGAAGGGGAGCGCCGACCCCGGCACCGTCAACCAACTCCTGCGCGAGCGGTTGGAGTGACTGCCGACGCCCCTGCGTCGGACCGAGGTGCCAGACCCTTCGGCCCGGTCTCACCGGAGTGAGACGAGTCGAAGACGAGAAACGAACCGCGACGGCCGGTTACGCCGACTGTTCGGCCGCGTGGTGGACGTACGACTCCATCGTGACGAACTCGGGGTCGCCACAGACGGGGCAGTCGTCCGGCGGGTCGAAGTGGTGTTCGCCGTCCTCGCTCGTCACCGACCCGGCGTACGTCACCTGACAGTTCAGACAGACGTACTGTTCGACTCGCTCTGGTGCGTGAGCCATAGCGATTACGTTATACTTCATTGACAATAACCCTTCCGCAGCACGCGCCCGAGCGTGACCCGTCGCCCTCACGCTCGGGCGCGTCACGCCCATACGCTTTGTCCCGCCGCAGTCGTGCGTTTTTCTCCCGCGAAAGCTTTACCCACTCGCTACGCATACCGGAGGGCAATGACCAGCGGCCCCGAGTTGATCGTCACCGAGAAAGACAACGCCGCGAGGCGAATCGCGGACATCCTGAGCGGCGGGACCGCCGAGACCGAGCGGATGAACGGCGTGAACGTCTACACGTGGGGCGGCAAGCGCGTCGTCGGCCTGTCGGGACACGTCGTCGGCGTGGACTTCCCCCGCGAGTACGCCGACTGGCGTGACGTCGAGCCCGTCGAACTCATCGACGCGAGCGTCGAGAAGCGACCCACACAGGAGAACATCGTCCGCGCCGTCAGGCGACTCGCACGGAAGGCGGGGAGCGTCGTCATCGCGACGGACTACGACCGCGAGGGCGAACTCATCGGCAAGGAAGCGTACGAACTCGTCCGTGAGGTGAACGAGGACGTGCCCGTCAACCGCGTCCGCTTCTCCTCGATCACCGACCGGGAGGTGAAAGAGGCGTTCGCGAACCCCGACGACCTCGACTTCGACCTCGCCGCCGCCGGCGAGGCGCGACAGATAATCGATCTCGTGTGGGGCGCGGCGCTGACGCGTTTTCTCTCTCTCTCCGCGCGGCAGTTGGGCGAGGACTTCATCTCCGTCGGGCGGGTGCAGGGCCCCACGCTGAAGCTCATCGTCGACCGCGAGCGCGAGATCGACGCGTTCGACCCCGAGGACTACTGGGAGCTGTACGCCGACCTGACGACCGCGGGAGCCGACGGCGACAGCGCGGAGAAGTTCGAGGCGCAGTACTTCTACATCGACGACGACGGGACCGAGGCCGAGCGCGTCTGGGACCAGACCGCCGCGGAGACGGCACACATGGCGCTCGCCTCCGCGCAGTCGGCCGTCGTCACGGACGTCAAGCGTCGGACCCGGACGGACACGCCCCCGGCACCGTTCAACACTACGCAGTTCATCCGCGCCGCCGGCAGCATCGGCTACTCCGCCCAGCGCGCGATGAGCATCGCCGAGGACCTCTACACCGCCGGCTACGTCACCTACCCGCGGACGGACAACACCGTCTACCCCGAGGACCTCGACCCGCGCGAGTTGCTGGAGGCGTTCTCGGCCTCGGCGTTCGCCGACGACGCACAGTCGCTTCTCGACCAGGAGGAGATCGAACCGACCGCGGGCGACGAGGAGACGACGGACCACCCGCCGATTCACCCCACCGGCGAGCTCCCCTCACCCTCTCAGCTCTCCGACGACGAGTGGGAGGTGTACGAACTCGTCGTGCGGCGCTTCTTCGCCACCGTCGCCCCGCCGGCGGTGTGGGAGCACCTCCGGGTCGTCGCCGAGGTCGGCGGCGAGTCGCTGAAGGCCAACGGCAAGCGGCTGGTCGAACCCGGCTACCACGACGTCTACCCCTACTACAACTCCTCGGAGAACATCGTCCCGGACGTCGAAGAGGGCGAGGAACTCGCGGTGTCGAACCTCAGATTAGAGGAGAAGCAGACCCAACCGCCGAGACGATACGGCCAGTCGCGGCTCATCGAGACGATGGAGAAGATGGGCATCGGCACCAAGGCGACCCGCCACGACGTCATCCAGAAGCTCTACGACCGCGGCTACATCGAGAGCGACCCGCCGCGACCG is a window from the Salinigranum halophilum genome containing:
- a CDS encoding DNA topoisomerase I, encoding MTSGPELIVTEKDNAARRIADILSGGTAETERMNGVNVYTWGGKRVVGLSGHVVGVDFPREYADWRDVEPVELIDASVEKRPTQENIVRAVRRLARKAGSVVIATDYDREGELIGKEAYELVREVNEDVPVNRVRFSSITDREVKEAFANPDDLDFDLAAAGEARQIIDLVWGAALTRFLSLSARQLGEDFISVGRVQGPTLKLIVDREREIDAFDPEDYWELYADLTTAGADGDSAEKFEAQYFYIDDDGTEAERVWDQTAAETAHMALASAQSAVVTDVKRRTRTDTPPAPFNTTQFIRAAGSIGYSAQRAMSIAEDLYTAGYVTYPRTDNTVYPEDLDPRELLEAFSASAFADDAQSLLDQEEIEPTAGDEETTDHPPIHPTGELPSPSQLSDDEWEVYELVVRRFFATVAPPAVWEHLRVVAEVGGESLKANGKRLVEPGYHDVYPYYNSSENIVPDVEEGEELAVSNLRLEEKQTQPPRRYGQSRLIETMEKMGIGTKATRHDVIQKLYDRGYIESDPPRPTRLARAVVEASEEFADLIVSEEMTAQLEHDMAAIAEGDATLDDVTEESREYLRHVFEGLMENREALGDHLQKSMKADKTLGPCPECGDDLLVRKSRHGSYFVGCNGYPDCTYTLPLPSTGRPLILEDECEEHGLHEVKMLAGRKTFVHGCPQCKADEAEEEEDLVIGTCPDCGDEHGGELAIKRLRNGSRLVGCTRYPDCEYSLPLPRRGEIEVTDDHCEEHGLPELHIVYPDSDREPWELGCPICNYREYQARQNGSELETIDGIGEKTAEKLKMAEITDVESLKSADADEVAARVDGVGADRIRQWQANAD